The genomic window AATGCAAAGAGAATtcactatattatatattttatgcactacagaatgcatattatttatataatgcatatatataaatatatatatatatatatatatatatatatatatatatatatatatatatatatatatatatattaatcgtCAATAGTGcaagtaatttgtttattattcctGATCTCTGAAACATACAGTTGAATATGGAATAATGCAATAGGATGACATACAGATGACTGTACATAAAGTGCTTCAATTTGTGTGTCTTGTGTAAGCATGTACCAGATGTTTTGCTGGACTTGAGTTTGACTGGTGGAAGAGCTGTAACAGGTGTTCCCAGGTATCGGCAATGCCGCTGGTAATCAGCTAGCTGTTCATCTCGGGTCAAGCCAGGAGTGGGTTTCACAGATTCTAGACGCTTCAGGAATGCCTGCAAGCATACAgcacatatttacacatacaaTGAATTCTTTGCAATGCCCAAAACAATGACCCCTCTGCCATACTCAATATTTTACAGGCAACAAATCAAATTTGCTTAATTATAACGATAATTATTAACATGCTTAGCATGCTGACATAGAATTCCTTTCATTATTTAGcttggacaaaaaaaaacttaatatggattaaaataattgttgaaAAAATAACTAAAGGCATCAAACAATGACTAACATCATGAATATGGTATTTAcactgtgtattaaataaataattaaaactaattctgagacaaaaaaaaagaaaaaaagaacaataacaaTCGGataaattgtacttttttgtattcatttaaatattattatttccacTAAGATTTTTATATCATCACAAATTTAACCAACCAAATCAAATGAAATTCATTATTAATGAAAGCtgctttaattaataaatatttacaattaactataatgtttttttcattacatAATTTACAGAAAATGTGTTTGTCACAGAATTGCCACATTGGTCTTAAGgcttaataaaacatatttgacATCTATAAACACAAATTAACTTGCTTCAAAAAGGATAACCAAGAGACAAAGCCACAGTGAGCCATTGAGAATAAAAATAACCAGAGCAGACTTTCacgtttttgaaagtcttttatgctcaccaaggtttatttgataaaaatacagcaaatggtgaaatattattaccatttaaaacaacttttctattttaaaatgtcacatcCTTCAGGCTAATTTGCTGATTTTgtggtcaagaaacatttcttattcatgtcgaaaacagttgtgctacttgtTTTGTGgaaacttgataaaaaaaatttttcagcAATCTATGATGACTagaaaatttaaaagtaaaatgtttttgtaaaatataattttgcaaaTGTAATTTCTGAGTGTATTCTGGCTAAGCAtaggtattaatttcttaaaataagcatcttttgaatggtagtttacaTGATTCAAACTCACCATCTCTTGCTTGATACAGGCTGACAAATAAAGTTTCTCTCTTATAATAGGAGTTGCAtgttagaaaaactaaaaaaataggcAATAGCTCCCTCTAGTGAAAGGAGAGAGAATTTTTTTgttacatgaaataaataaaagacttgaCTCTGACCAGGTTTTCCTTCTGAATTCGCTCTTGCTCTCGTTGTCTGTTGAGGGCACTGTGGTAAAGCCGTATGGGTGGTGCACTACTCCTGCGACTGCTGGTTTTGGAGCAGGCAGAGCTGCCACTTCGTGAACGTGCCGATGAACGGGACAGTTCGCGTAATAGCCGCTGGTTCTCCCGGTCGATCTCCTGTACCTCTTCATTTGTGAAAGAATAGTTCTTACGTCTGCTGCCAACACTGGAAGGGCTGGAGACCACGAGTACTCGGTCTAACTGTTTCTCTACTTTTAAGAAACCTgcaaagggagagaaagagattcagcgaaaaaaatatatatttatttatatctcagTCCATTGCACCAACCTGGTCCATCCTCTCCTTCAGAACTTATAGAGCCCTGACCGTCCGAAACATCATTCGCAACCCCCCTCTCAGAAACACTGGGCTGTTGTTGAACATCTGCTGCAGGTTCAGAGGGCAGAACCACATCAAGGGACTGGGAAGGACTAATATTTGGTGTCGAGAGAGGGGTAACATCAGTGACCGTGTCTTCAGATTCTGCCGTTTCATTTTGTCGCTCTTTCTGGTGAGCTGAACCCACCCGCTGATGTTTTACAGGTGATATCTGAGAGCTTCTCTCTTCACTACTGTGGGAGGACTCAGGATCAGATGATGATGAACGGCTACGGCTCAGCTTGTGGAATTTTCCTGCAGATTTTTTAGGCGATCCATGGGACAATCCCTTATGTTTTGTTGATCGTGTCACTGGCGATCTCAAATCCTCCTCACTTTCATCGTCACTACGATGGTatccatcatcttcatcatcatcatcatcatcactgttaACATTATCAATGGTTTTCCTGAGTTTAAAATCTTCCTCAGATGAGTATGAATGCACACTTGATCCTTCATCTGATTGACTGCCGTTCATAGTCTCTGAGGTTTTGGCAACTGGGAGTGATGAAGAGCCTTTGAAAAAGCCATCATATTCTGTCTCTTCTCTTTGCCTTCTCCTGCCCTGGTTTGAATCATCCTCCAATCTGGGTTTATCTTCCAGGTTCCTTTTACTTTGAGCTAAACTTCCTAACTGATCCATTGAAACATGGGTGTCTTTTGCGGTTCTCTCATCTTGTCTTTCTGAGACTTTCTGTTTATTGAGCTGCCCATCTTCAGAGCCAAGTCCATGAGCTTCACCATCACTGTCAAAGAAAGAGTGGTCAACTTCTCCCTCTAGCTCTTTGGGGCTGTACATGTCTGCAGTGCGTCTTTCAAATGTGTCCTCATTCAGTGGAATCTGAACGGAAAAAGGAGAAGAATTGGAAAAATTAATTTTCTGAACAAGTTCTGTtttctaaagcagtggttctcaactaggGGGCTGAGGCATGTATGATagcttaaaagtattttttaaaagacaataCAAATCACTTCTTCTTATCTTAACTCACCTCAGCAACAACCATTCCTAATGCCCAAGGGGGTGGGGGGAGggggtataatatatatattatggaatataattattattaaattattatttttttaatttacttaaaaattgtgtgaattttattttaaaagtgttattaCGCTTAATTCTTGTCCAGTAAACCACAAAAACTTGGTCGCTTAATTGCTATCTTTCCTGTGGCTGTTATGGGCGAAACGCTGGGAAAGAAAGTTTGATTGAATGGGTGAATAAACCTCAGATCTACAAAAAGTGTCGATTTACAAACACATAAGGCCCTATGAAAATTATTCTCGAGACTAATAATTTTTTAACGAttgctaaaataataattcttacaaaaccaactgttttttttttcttttttcaatttattgATTCAAGTAAATCATTACACAggcataataaatgtttatataatgataaaaatattaatcGTTATTATTAGTTTCACATATAGCCAAACATAACATAGTAAGTTATTCATTcagtctaaaataaaaaaataaataaataaataaaagtacaccTAACATTAAGGGACTGATAACCAATTGAgaataaataaaaccaattatCAGTGCATCCCTGTTGTTTCccggcattaaaaaaaaaaaaaaaacaatacaatgaaGATCCTGAGTTACAATGAAAAGTTCAATGAACACTTACAGAGATAAAGTGTTGGTGTACCTGAGGCCTgcttcataaaacaagtttaccaaataaacCAGGTTTActtcagttagtctgacttattgTCCGTTAATTTGGTTCAAAATAAGCCAGACttactgaaataagcctggcttaaaacttgttttgtgaaACAGGCCCCTGAACATGCTCATGATACACACATGGGACTTGTTTCCATGACAAAAACTTTAACAAGCTGCTTAGCAATCCATCCTTCCACAGAGATACAACAACTAGCAAGCTAGCAAGACTAGCAAACTCTGCTACgtttaatatgcatatttaaatgcaGTAGAGATTAGACAATAAATGTAACGTTTCATACGCAAAACTCAAGCACGCCAACGCAAACTCATTCAGCTCACGTATGTTATGTTAGTTAGTTAGCACTAGCACTGCCTACCTTTAGACATTCACACCAAAAACATGCGGGACCGCGATACTGTCAGACTAAATCTCCAGCTGACGTACTTCATTTTATTTCGCTGATTATCTCCAAATACTGTTCAGTAAGATAAAGGCTGAAGATACGAGTCAAAACAGGCTTTTTCAGCTGTCCAGCATCCTGCACAGAGAGGTGTGTGGGCTCGTTAGATACTGTAACCACCAGGTGACGTCATTTCCTCAAATAGTTTGgcgcgcaaaaaaaaaaaaaaaaagagaagagagcTGCTGTATATATTTCTCTTCGGGTCTTTGGGTCATTATTTGCCTGGCCAGATATATTGCAATGATGCAATTaagataatttaaaaatgaatgtagaTTATATTTATGGTtgcttgttattttttattttttattttttattattgcaagacaaaaagaaaacaatacaaaacagcaCTGCACTGAGAAACAAAAtcaaaggatttaaaaaaaacgaCAATCAATCagtaagaaaaatattttcataagcCGTAATAAACCTGTTATTCTTATTGCTATCAATGGGGTTTCAAGATTTAATAAAGAGCTGTTTTTAATCGTTGTCTTTCCTGTTGCTGTTATGGGCGAaactctgggggggggggggggggggggagcgtGATGTGTGAATAAAGCGTGACCTCAGTTCTACAAAGTGTCAGTTAATTTGTCTAGGCATAACGCATCTACACtgatgatccaattcaaccattTTAATAAGCAAACATGACTTTAGTTAAACAATTCAAGCATCTCTAACGGTTTGAGCTGCATTGTTACAATCTGTTTCAAAATGATTTATCAAGCTGATAAACAAGCATGGCTTTTGTCTGTTATATTATATCGCAGTACGTGACAAGTGTGCATGTTGCTGCTGCCAGCTAAAGGTTGGCTTTCTGCTAGATTGTGTGCGTGCAGCTTAGTCCTTAAAAGCCTGTTTCATGTTTGCTTGGCACAAGTGGCATGAGATCCATCATCCACATGCAAGGACGGACTTGCAAGTTCAACATCCTCtgctattaaaataattgcaTAAAATCTTGTCCATGACCAAGTAAAGGACGATGCAGAACTGTGCCACAGTGGTTATCCCTGAGTCCCTGACCAACCCATTTCAACTTCAAattaccaatttatttattttttcttctcaaaaaagacttattttcAGTCTTTTCGGAAGACCGTAATGTAAATAATTTCTTATGTCAAATTCACATATTAAAGCAGAGTAGCTCAGAGTAAAAGTGTGAATTGACGCAAAAGTGCGTACGTGTGGAACTGCACAGCTTGTTTCGCAAGCTGAAAGATAGATGCAGAGTCACGTGACAACGCTTTCCcattcttgattctgattggtctgtGTCATAGAACAACGTGGCCTTGTGCTGCTTTTTCGTTGTAATTTCACGTGGATCTGTGTGCGCTTGTTTGATTGCAGAACACTTCAGATCAACAGCGGACTGGACTGTGTCACGCTCAGTCAAATTTTTATACGGCATTATTTTTAGTGGCATTATCCAGACATCAGCTATGTTTCTGCTTGAGACAGAGTCGGTAAGTCAATTTATTTCATTGAAACTATTATGTGTATGAAAATTCAAAATCATGTTTAACCAAGTAACAACAAAAAGTGtttcaatcatttaaaaacaaaagccaTAGCCCTAATATTTGTCCAAAGGCgctttaaaacttgttttaaaaaacaatgtatttaaGTTGAAATGTTGTTTGTGTTTCATTGTGTGTCCATTCAGCTGGACTGCATGAGTAGTCTGTTTGAAAGCGGGTTCGCGGTGAATGGAGGTCTGAATGGTCCCGGACAGTCTCCAGCGCATCTCGCGGCGTGCGGAGGTCAGGCCTTctgcttgctttggctgctgcAGACCGGTGCTGATGCAAACCAGCAGGTACAAAGTCTCTTAAAGCTTTACCTCCGTTAAGCAATAGATACTTGAGTTTCTATTGAAATTGATTACATTCCTGTCAGTTAATGCGTTTTCCCAGgccttatgcatttttttttacgttttgtgtgtgtgatttttcttAAGGATTCGAGTGGAGAGACACCCATGCATAAAGCAGCCAGAGCGGGCAGTTTGGAGTGCATCAGTGTGCTGATGGCAAGTGACGCACATTTCGAGTAAGTGGCTGGTTTGATAGTTCCTGTTTCAAGCTTTTGTTTGACAGAGAGAAACTTCTAAATACATGTACTTATTTTCTGCAGTACATTTAATGtctctatataattttataacataTTGGTTGGAAATCATATTTTTCATAACTTTTAGTAAGTGTAACATTTTAACTTCTCTTTTTCTTGAGAATATTGTTTTCAGTGGCtacactttaatatatatttttctcatgtTCTCAATATCATTTTCTGGCAttccaacatttttttattactattattattactattggtGTCACTTAAATAGTCCAAACGAGACCAAATATTAGCAAAGGATCTTATGAATTCAGCAAAGTTGGTTTGTCTCACTTTACAACTTTtaatcttattaaaataataatattaatacaataaatattatgtGATATTTTATTAACAGTTAAGATAGTAAAATTTGCCAAATCAAAAGACacagaaatgtaaaattttcTATGAAGATTttctatgtaaaatatttattttatatacacactaccattcacGTTTGGGGTTGTTAAGatttctaatgctcaccaaggctgcatttattttatcaaaaatacaataagaacaataatattgtgaaatattcttacaatttaaattaagcGATTctgttaatatattataaaatgtcatttattcaggtgatggtaaagctgaattacTCCAGCCTCCAGAAATGATTATCACCATCATCAGTCtttaaaacagctgtgctgcttaaaacATGATATCTTGttagattctttaatgaatagaaagaatcattcaaaaacataagaaaaaaaatcgatatatatttttaatagtctaaaagtctttactgtcacttttgatcaatttaatctgtctttgctgaataaaagcattaaattatttccacaaaaaaaaaatgtataaaattaaaaatggctgaccacaaacttttgaatgatggtgcattgtagaagaaaaaaaactaactccCATACTGAAAAAGTCGAAATTATGCTATATGTTAATTTTATTACCATTGTTGAAATAATTAAGCAACAAgcattcattttcaaatgttcAAAAGAGCTCAAACTTAACAGGAATGTCTGATTGTTTACCTGTTAAAGCAAACCTCATCAATTATAGTCATGACTATAATCATTTTATGAATATGAACA from Carassius auratus strain Wakin chromosome 1, ASM336829v1, whole genome shotgun sequence includes these protein-coding regions:
- the ankrd37 gene encoding ankyrin repeat domain-containing protein 37; translation: MFLLETESLDCMSSLFESGFAVNGGLNGPGQSPAHLAACGGQAFCLLWLLQTGADANQQDSSGETPMHKAARAGSLECISVLMASDAHFDICNNAGQTAEDIARSCGFDECGRFLNMHRRTLDLKSASLSSLSERHTLSRTLAGQKRGADSSAQDGKKARDW
- the cfap97 gene encoding cilia- and flagella-associated protein 97 isoform X1 — its product is MYSPKELEGEVDHSFFDSDGEAHGLGSEDGQLNKQKVSERQDERTAKDTHVSMDQLGSLAQSKRNLEDKPRLEDDSNQGRRRQREETEYDGFFKGSSSLPVAKTSETMNGSQSDEGSSVHSYSSEEDFKLRKTIDNVNSDDDDDDEDDGYHRSDDESEEDLRSPVTRSTKHKGLSHGSPKKSAGKFHKLSRSRSSSSDPESSHSSEERSSQISPVKHQRVGSAHQKERQNETAESEDTVTDVTPLSTPNISPSQSLDVVLPSEPAADVQQQPSVSERGVANDVSDGQGSISSEGEDGPGFLKVEKQLDRVLVVSSPSSVGSRRKNYSFTNEEVQEIDRENQRLLRELSRSSARSRSGSSACSKTSSRRSSAPPIRLYHSALNRQREQERIQKENLAFLKRLESVKPTPGLTRDEQLADYQRHCRYLGTPVTALPPVKLKSSKTSAGRTSRPGSSPNKSRPETAKLSRTIPRPAWS
- the cfap97 gene encoding cilia- and flagella-associated protein 97 isoform X2; translated protein: MYSPKELEGEVDHSFFDSDGEAHGLGSEDGQLNKQKVSERQDERTAKDTHVSMDQLGSLAQSKRNLEDKPRLEDDSNQGRRRQREETEYDGFFKGSSSLPVAKTSETMNGSQSDEGSSVHSYSSEEDFKLRKTIDNVNSDDDDDDEDDGYHRSDDESEEDLRSPVTRSTKHKGLSHGSPKKSAGKFHKLSRSRSSSSDPESSHSSEERSSQISPVKHQRVGSAHQKERQNETAESEDTVTDVTPLSTPNISPSQSLDVVLPSEPAADVQQQPSVSERGVANDVSDGQGSISSEGEDGPGFLKVEKQLDRVLVVSSPSSVGSRRKNYSFTNEEVQEIDRENQRLLRELSRSSARSRSGSSACSKTSSRRSSAPPIRLYHSALNRQREQERIQKENLAFLKRLESVKPTPGLTRDEQLADYQRHCRYLGTPVTALPPVKLKSSKTSGRTSRPGSSPNKSRPETAKLSRTIPRPAWS